In a single window of the Papaver somniferum cultivar HN1 chromosome 8, ASM357369v1, whole genome shotgun sequence genome:
- the LOC113305941 gene encoding uncharacterized protein LOC113305941, giving the protein MLQAFSFSLLDQADAWLYYLPSGSITTWYEMKKLFLEKYFPASKAASIRKEISGICRLQGRFFMNIGKEQRCLIDATLGGALSEKTFSQATSLIERMASNTQQFYTRNDSNIRRVGEIGGCSQSDQRLNNIEKVVQRMAAVIIPSYEEEAEQVTVVFPNQSPSYANKQAAPLCEAKWFPTITISSSTTESNLNIDEKSNAMTQGITSLFQQNQQKTDSAIKDLQTQVGQMATEMNLLKAMVFSKLPSQSIFNAVMLRSGNQLEENQQRQIINNLDQEEEAQTDPKEKPIPSDQPKVSVLTHITPPPFPSRFVVGSKTYNNITAIAQRLTCRQWQVLRSPVTGP; this is encoded by the exons ATGTTGCAGGCTTTCTCGTTCTCATTGTTAGACCAGGCTGATGcatggttgtattaccttccttCTGGAAGTATTACAACTTGGTATGAAATGAAGAAACTATtcttagagaagtattttcctgcttctaaagCTGCATCAATCCGAAAGGAAATCAGTGGTATATGCAGATTACAGGGGAGATTCTTTATGAATATTGGGAAAG AACAGAGGTGTTTGATTGATGCAACATTAGGTGGTGCACTTAGTGAAAAGACATTCTCACAAGCAACCAGTCTGATTGAGAGAATGGCTTCAAATACACAACAATTTTATACCAGAAACGACTCAAATATCAGAAGAGTTGGTGAGATAGGAGGATGTTCACAATCAGATCAGCGGTTGAACAatatagagaaggtagtacaacgAATGGCTGCAGTTATTATTCCTTCTTATGAGGAAGAGGCTGAACAGGTTACTGTTGTGTTCCCTAATCAAAGTccaag TTATGCAAATAAGCAAGCTGCACCCTTATGCGAGGCAAAATGGTTTCCAACAATCACGATCTCAAGCTCAACCACAGAGTCAAACCTTAATATTGATGAGAAATCGAATGCTATGACGCAAGGAATCACATCCTTGTTTCAACAAAATCAGCAGAAGACCGATTCTGCTATTAAGGACCTACAAACCCAGGTAGGGCAAATGGCTACCGAAATGAATTTATTGAAGGCTATGGTATTCTCTAAACTTCCATCTCAATCTATTTTTAATGCGGTTATGTTGAGAAGTGGGAATCAACTAGAGGAAAATCAGCAGAGACAAATTATCAATAACTTAGATCAGGAAGAAGAGGCGCAAACCGATCCTAAGGAAAAGCCAATTCCATCCGACCAACCTAAGGTTTCGGTTCTTACACATATTACACCACCTCCTTTTCCCAGTCGTTTTGTGGTAGgctcgaaaacctacaataatattacTGCAATTGCACAGCGTCTAActtgtagacaatggcaa GTATTGCGAAGTCCTGTAACTGGACCGTAG